From Carettochelys insculpta isolate YL-2023 chromosome 8, ASM3395843v1, whole genome shotgun sequence, a single genomic window includes:
- the ASIC4 gene encoding acid-sensing ion channel 4 isoform X3 encodes MTLSRACCPRGVPLAPAPDGACAQLTARFLRLTRLHGLRYMGSRPQSRLRRLLWGLAFLLCLGLLCACSSDRLHYLLSRPVHGRLLPGRAANLRFPAVTVCNKNPVRFWQLTKPDLYSAGQWLGLAGADHSLLPGLLEVLPQAQRRRLTRLANYSLFLPPRSSERAMHSLFHRLGHRIQDMLLACRFRGQPCGPQHFTPVYTRYGKCYTFNADSSSPRVARQGGASNGLELMLDIQQEEYLPIWRETNETSFEAGIRVQIHSQDEPPYIHQLGFGVSPGFQTFVSCQEQRLTYLPQPWGNCRASVPGEQILPGYEGYSIAACRLQCEKEAVVSSCHCRMVHMPGNESICSPNVYIECADSTLDTAMEDSQERCSCPTPCNLTRYAKEISMVRIPNKGSARYLARKYQRNETYIRENFLVLDIFFEALNYEAIEQKKAYELAGLLGNQGAWTPLCSAR; translated from the exons ATGACCCTGTCCCGAGCCTGCTGCCCCCGGGGGGTGCCACTGGCTCCAGCACCGGACGGCGCCTGCGCGCAGCTCACGGCCCGGTTCCTGCGCCTGACCAGGCTGCATGGCTTGCGCTACATGGGCTCTCGGCCGCAGTCGCGCCTGCGACgcctgctctggggcctggcctTCCTGCTGTGCCTCGGCCTCCTGTGCGCCTGCTCCAGCGACCGCCTGCACTACCTGCTGTCGCGCCCGGTGCACGGCCGGCTGCTCCCGGGGCGGGCGGCAAACCTGCGCTTTCCCGCCGTCACCGTGTGCAACAAGAACCCCGTGCGCTTCTGGCAGCTCACCAAGCCCGACCTCTACTcggcggggcagtggctgggcctGGCGGGCGCTGaccactccctgctgcctggcctgCTGGAGGTGCTGCCCCAGGCACAGCGCCGCCGGCTCACCCGCCTCGCCAACTACTCGCTCTTCCTGCCGCCGCGCAGCTCCGAGCGCGCCATGCACAGCCTCTTCCACCGCCTGGGCCACCGgatccaggacatgctgctggCCTGCCGCTTCCGGggccagccctgtggcccccagCACTTCACCCCC GTCTACACCCGCTACGGGAAGTGCTACACCTTCAATGCGGACAGCAGCAGCCCGCGCGTGGCGCGCCAGGGTGGCGCCAGCAACGgcctggagctcatgctggacatccaACAGGAGGAGTACCTGCCCATCTGGAGAGAGACCA ACGAGACGTCGTTCGAGGCCGGCATCCGGGTGCAGATCCACAGCCAAGACGAGCCGCCCTACATCCACCAGCTGGGCTTCGGGGTCTCCCCTGGCTTCCAAACCTTCGTGTCCTGCCAGGAGCAGAGG TTAAcctacctgccccagccctgggggaacTGCCGGGCCAGCGTGCCAGGGGAGCAGATCCTGCCAGGCTACGAGGGGTACAGCATCGCCGCATGCCGCCTGCAGTGCGAGAAGGAAGCTGTGgtgagcagctgccactgccgTATGGTGCACATGCCAG GGAACGAGTCCATCTGCTCACCCAACGTCTACATCGAATGTGCCGACAGCACGCTCG acactgccatggaggactcccaggagcgctgcagctgccccacaccctgcaaccTGACGCGCTACGCCAAGGAGATTTCCATGGTGCGCATCCCCAACAAGGGCTCAGCCCGCTACCTCGCCCGCAAGTACCAGCGCAACGAGACCTACATCCG GGAGAACTTCCTGGTGCTGGACATTTTCTTCGAGGCGCTGAACTATGAGGCTATCGAGCAGAAGAAGGCCTATgaactggctgggctgctgg